TCTGGTGGCAAACTCAATTAAAACCACCGGATTCTGGAACAGAATCTTAATAAAAATAGCCGAATAATAAAAACCGCACAGAGGTAATAAAAATTATATAAAAAAGATTAAAGGCTCATTGTATCATCTTCAAATTCAAGGGAAAAAATGAATTAAGAGAAAAATTCTCACCTTAAATTTGAAGAAGGTACTCTTTATTTAATTAATTTTTTCGATGTCACTTTCGATCTCAATCTATCCAGGATATGCTCAGGCGATAAATAACATATAGCTCTTTTCTCAATATCTTAATACCTTACTAGTATAACTCTTTTCTCAATATCTTAATATCTTACTTAGTTGAATCCTTTCGTATCTGTTCTCACATTATTGATGAATTTAACTATGGTTAATGTGTTAAATTTAGCAAGAAATTCTTCTCTTATATGACAAATTCAAATTTGCAACCCGAGCAAAGAATCCCCCGAGAGAACGTAAAAGCCCATTACTAAGTGCGGGAAGCGATACTAAAATCGAGACTGTGAGTATGTATTAAAATAGTACACACTATCTCTCAGGATAGATTCCAGATAAACTTTTTGTAATGAATATCAGCCGTCATAGATAAAGCAATTTCACAGGTTGATTGGCTGGATCAAATGACATAGACTGCTTGATCATAGAAAATTTGAGCCGAAAGTATTTTTTCGTAAACATCAAATAAATCGTGGGCTAAATCCTTAATGTGAGGCAAATTCTCTTTACAAAAGATACAAATGTCAAATTAAATATTAAAATGACAATTTGAGTATTTGTCACATTGAATATTAAAAATATTATATTATCAAAGAATAAATAGAGCAAGTCTTTATAAGACTAAAACATTCTAGGCTCTAATACAGTTTAACAGTAAGCCATTCAGGCTTCATAGTTTAGCATAGTATTCAAAAAGGAGGAAAAAATTAGTGGCTCTTGAAGTAGGAGTTTTAATTGGATTTCTTGTGATTTTCCTTGCCGTATTACTAGGTCCTTTTAAAATACGCGTTATTGAGGAAAATTTGGAGCCATTTCTGCTCGTGTGCGGAATAGCAGCAATGACTCTTTCAGGTTTCGTTGAGATTCCAGGCGAAGAAACAGGCTGGAGAATGGAAATAATCGAAGAAGCATTGACTTCACCGCTGCATGTCGGAGAGATAGCCGGCATTTGGATTGGTATATTCCAGATAGTTCTGATTGTCGGACTGATTATCTATAAATGGCATGAACCTATCCATAAAGTAATCCGAAAATTGACCGACATACTTTCTGTTAAAATTTTAGGATTTCTCCTTATTGTTGTTCTTGGTTTATCTTCCAGTATTATGTCGGCTATTCTTGCGTCAATTATTCTCGTTGAAGTAGTCAATGCAATGCCTATTTCGCGAAAATCCAAAATCGACCTTACAATCATTGCATGTTTCTCAATAGGGCTTGGTGCGGCGCTTACCCCACTTGGTGAACCACTTTCGACAATTGCTGTCTCAAAACTCTCAGGTGAGCCTTACCATGCCGATTTCATGTTCTTATTTAATATGCTGGGTAAGTATATAATTCCAGGCATCCTCGCATTTGGTATTGTTGGAATGTTCTTCCTCGGGAAAACCAGTCCAAAAGACCAGGGAATTGGAGCATCCGATTATAGCGAGACTTTAAAAGACGTCATAATGAGAGCTGTTAAAGTCTATGTTTTTATTGCAGCACTCGTTTTGCTTGGCGAAGGTTTCAAGCCCTTAATACTTGAATACTTTATCAAGATTCCTTCAGGTATTCTTTACTGGGTTAACATGGTTTCAGCCATCCTTGATAACGCTACCCTGTGTGCCGCTGAGATCGGACCTGCTCTGAGTGAGCTCCAGATAAAGAGTATTCTTATGGGACTTTTGATTGCAGGCGGAATGCTGATCCCAGGAAATATTCCGAATATCATCTCTGCAGGCAAGCTTGGTATTACCAGCAGAGAATGGGCAAGGCTTGGAGTACCCATGGGACTTGTCGCAATGGCTGTCTATTTCGTCATCATCTTTGTGCTTGGAATATAAGCTCAAGAATTGCCCCCAAATATAAAGTAAATTGAGTTTCAATCCAGTGATTAATGAGGAATCAAAAAATCACTGGATTTTGAAACCGAATTGTGATAAACCGCTTAAACAATATAAAGCTGTAAGAACTAATTGCAGTTTTACTATATTCTATTCAAATTCGATAGAAAATAGGCCTTCAGAAATTCTTATTATATCCTGAATTTACCAGGATCTGAGAAACGCATTCAAAAGAATTAGATTCCTTGAATATCAGAACAAGACCACATATTTACCTCTGAAGTGAATTTTTCCATCGAATTTGAGTAGATGCTATTTATTCAGTTAAGTTTTCGAAGGGAATTTCCTTTTTATCCCTTGCTGTACTTTATGTTTCTCAATCCAGATTTATTCCATTCAATCAAACAAGTTTTTATTTATGTTTAGTTACTTCCTTCAATCAGGATTACCAATTCTACTTTAACCTATTCTGTAGACTAACTTATTCAACTAGGAGGAAGACAATGCGAAGAGACTATATAGACACGGGCTATATCCCGAAGGATACCGATCTGACATGTGAATTCCATATCGAGCCGTCGGCAGGAGTGAACTTTGAGGAAGCTGCAACCCATATGGCAGGGGAAAGCTCTATAGACTCCTGGACTGAAATTGTTACACTCAGTCCCGAACTTGCGACCAAGTTGAAACCCCATGTATTTTATGTGGACGAGGGATCACAAACTGTAAGGGTAGCTTATTCCGAAGAACTCTTTGAACTGGGTTCGGTCCCGCAGGTTCTGAGTGCAGTTGCAGGAAACATCCTGAGTATGAAAGTCGTTGATAATCTGAGGCTGCAAGATATCGCTTTTCCTAAGTCAATGCTCCGTGAGTTCAAAGGACCCAAATTCGGGTTGCCAGGAGTCAGGAAACTTACAGGTGTAGAAGACAGACCTCTCATAGGAACTATCGTCAAGCCGAAAGTGGGGTTAAACTCTGAAAAACACGCCGAGGTAGCTTACAACTCTTTTGCTGGAGGCTGCGACCTTGTCAAGGATGATGAGAACCTTACGGATCAGAAGTTTAACAGCTTTGAAAAAAGAGCCGAACTCACCCTTAAACTTGCAGAAAAGGCAGAAGCTGAAACCGGAGAGCGCAAAATGTATATCTGCAACATTACTGCCCCGACCTGCAAGGAAATGATCCGCCGCATGAATGTCCTTAAAGACCTGGGTGCGCACTACGCAATGATCGACATTGTTCCCGCAGGCTGGACTGCGCTTCAGACCCTAAGAGAAGAAGTTGAAGACACAGATCTTGTACTTCACGCCCACCGATGTATGCACTCAGCCTATACTCGGAATCCTCGCCACGGAATAAGCATGCTTGTCGTTGCCAAGCTCTGCAGATTGATTGGACTTGACCAGCTTCACATAGGTACAGTTGTTGGAAAGATGCACGGAGAAAAGCACGAGGTTCTGAACCTCCGGGATGAGTGCGTACTTGACAATGTGCCTGCGGATGAAAGCCAGCACGTCCTTGCCCAGGATTGGGGAGGACTGAGACCAATGTTCCCGGTTGCATCAGGAGGGCTTGCCCCGACTATGATTCCTGACCTGTACTCTATTTTCGGAAGGGATATTATCATGCAGTTCGGCGGCGGAATTCATGCACATCCTATGGGTACGGCAGCAGGAGCTACTGCTTGCAGACAGGCGCTGGAGGCAACCCTTGAGGGAGTTAGCCTGCAGGAATATGCGAAAAAACACAAAGAACTTGAAGCTGCCCTTGATAAGTGGTTGAAGAAATAACCCGGATTGCCGGATAAAAACAACAGGAATAATAAGTGGAAAGGAGCTTACCC
The Methanosarcina thermophila TM-1 genome window above contains:
- a CDS encoding DUF1646 family protein, with translation MALEVGVLIGFLVIFLAVLLGPFKIRVIEENLEPFLLVCGIAAMTLSGFVEIPGEETGWRMEIIEEALTSPLHVGEIAGIWIGIFQIVLIVGLIIYKWHEPIHKVIRKLTDILSVKILGFLLIVVLGLSSSIMSAILASIILVEVVNAMPISRKSKIDLTIIACFSIGLGAALTPLGEPLSTIAVSKLSGEPYHADFMFLFNMLGKYIIPGILAFGIVGMFFLGKTSPKDQGIGASDYSETLKDVIMRAVKVYVFIAALVLLGEGFKPLILEYFIKIPSGILYWVNMVSAILDNATLCAAEIGPALSELQIKSILMGLLIAGGMLIPGNIPNIISAGKLGITSREWARLGVPMGLVAMAVYFVIIFVLGI
- the rbcL gene encoding type III ribulose-bisphosphate carboxylase: MPFNQTSFYLCLVTSFNQDYQFYFNLFCRLTYSTRRKTMRRDYIDTGYIPKDTDLTCEFHIEPSAGVNFEEAATHMAGESSIDSWTEIVTLSPELATKLKPHVFYVDEGSQTVRVAYSEELFELGSVPQVLSAVAGNILSMKVVDNLRLQDIAFPKSMLREFKGPKFGLPGVRKLTGVEDRPLIGTIVKPKVGLNSEKHAEVAYNSFAGGCDLVKDDENLTDQKFNSFEKRAELTLKLAEKAEAETGERKMYICNITAPTCKEMIRRMNVLKDLGAHYAMIDIVPAGWTALQTLREEVEDTDLVLHAHRCMHSAYTRNPRHGISMLVVAKLCRLIGLDQLHIGTVVGKMHGEKHEVLNLRDECVLDNVPADESQHVLAQDWGGLRPMFPVASGGLAPTMIPDLYSIFGRDIIMQFGGGIHAHPMGTAAGATACRQALEATLEGVSLQEYAKKHKELEAALDKWLKK